The following proteins are co-located in the Streptomyces sp. DT2A-34 genome:
- a CDS encoding metalloregulator ArsR/SmtB family transcription factor — MSARMHLSPAHDAHPRTPGEEQFALAAELLALLGDRTRLTLLHALTAGEADVTTLTEACGAARPAVSQHLARLRLAGLVNTRKEGRRVIYSLRDGHLRRLVDEALNVADHRLSDRPLHD; from the coding sequence ATGAGCGCACGCATGCACCTGTCACCTGCACACGATGCGCACCCGCGCACCCCCGGCGAGGAACAGTTCGCGCTCGCCGCCGAACTCCTCGCCCTGCTCGGCGACCGCACCCGCCTCACGCTGCTCCACGCCCTGACAGCGGGAGAGGCCGACGTCACGACGCTCACGGAGGCCTGCGGTGCGGCCCGGCCCGCCGTCAGCCAGCACCTGGCCCGGTTGCGTCTCGCGGGCCTGGTGAACACGCGCAAGGAGGGACGCCGGGTGATCTACTCCCTGCGCGACGGCCATCTGCGCCGCCTCGTCGACGAGGCGCTGAACGTGGCGGACCACCGGCTCAGTGACCGGCCGCTGCACGACTGA
- a CDS encoding cation diffusion facilitator family transporter, producing the protein MSDGHAHEHDDHHADHRHTHEHHEHAHGHPHGHAQGHEHGHGHPPSPLRHRLTHLLKPHSHETADKLDSALESSARGMRALWVSLAVLGVTALAQAVVVVASGSVALLGDTVHNTADALTAVPLGIAFILGRRAATRRFTYGYGRAEDLAGIVIVLTIAASAAFAAWTAVDRLLDPRPVEQIPAVAVAALVGFAGNEWVARYRIRTGRAIGSAALVADGLHARTDGFTSLAVLLSAGGAALGWQLADPIVGLAITVAIVLVLRDAAREVFRRVMDAVDPALVDRAEQALREVAGVREVGELRLRWIGHRLRAEVAVVVDGEATVRQAHAIAVDAEHALLHAVPRLTAALVHADPAPVPGEADPHLALAHHTAG; encoded by the coding sequence GTGAGCGACGGGCACGCGCACGAACACGACGACCACCACGCCGATCACAGGCACACGCACGAGCACCACGAGCACGCACACGGACACCCGCACGGACACGCGCAGGGGCACGAGCACGGACATGGCCACCCCCCGTCCCCCCTCCGCCACCGCCTCACCCACCTCCTCAAACCCCACTCCCACGAGACGGCCGACAAACTCGACTCCGCCCTGGAGTCCTCGGCCCGCGGCATGCGCGCGCTGTGGGTCTCGCTGGCCGTGCTCGGCGTGACGGCGCTGGCTCAGGCGGTCGTGGTGGTCGCCTCCGGTTCGGTGGCGCTGCTCGGCGACACGGTGCACAACACCGCGGACGCGCTCACCGCCGTACCGCTCGGGATCGCCTTCATACTGGGCCGGCGCGCGGCGACGCGCCGCTTCACCTATGGCTATGGGCGGGCCGAGGACCTCGCGGGCATCGTCATCGTGCTGACGATCGCCGCGTCCGCGGCCTTCGCGGCGTGGACGGCCGTCGACCGCCTCCTCGATCCGCGCCCGGTGGAGCAGATCCCGGCCGTCGCCGTGGCCGCGCTCGTCGGGTTCGCGGGCAACGAGTGGGTGGCCCGCTACCGGATCCGGACGGGCCGGGCGATCGGCTCGGCCGCGCTGGTCGCGGACGGTCTGCATGCCCGGACGGACGGATTCACCTCACTGGCCGTCCTGTTGAGCGCGGGCGGCGCGGCGCTGGGGTGGCAGCTCGCGGACCCGATCGTGGGGTTGGCGATCACGGTCGCGATCGTCCTGGTGCTGCGGGACGCCGCGCGCGAGGTGTTCCGGCGGGTGATGGACGCCGTGGACCCGGCCCTGGTGGACCGGGCCGAGCAGGCGCTGCGGGAGGTCGCGGGCGTGCGTGAGGTGGGCGAGCTGCGGCTGCGCTGGATCGGGCACCGGCTGCGCGCCGAGGTGGCGGTCGTCGTGGACGGCGAGGCGACGGTACGGCAGGCGCACGCCATCGCCGTCGACGCCGAACACGCCCTGCTGCACGCCGTGCCCCGGCTCACCGCGGCCCTGGTCCACGCCGACCCGGCACCGGTGCCGGGCGAGGCGGATCCGCATCTCGCACTCGCGCACCACACCGCGGGATGA